In Pyricularia oryzae 70-15 chromosome 2, whole genome shotgun sequence, one genomic interval encodes:
- a CDS encoding 3-carboxymuconate cyclase, which produces MRPGSSSYCANGILALLALLPTVSSSILYSSSYGGSVSALDLTLASDSNLSSLKVVSSTKECSPDPAWLTLDSANSRLYCVGEGLNTRNGSLSAFATSPDGSLSLIKKVDTIGGPVSSVIYGKGGEGIAAAHYTGSSLTTYAVSDLKLLQAKTWSEPLGPNITRQDAPHPHEATLDPTGRFVVVPDLGSDRVRILAIDGAGGLGLTEVEPLAARPGSGPRHLEFLKLDGKTLMYLVSELDNTVTVYEVGYGDDGKSMSFSEIMVTGTHGDIATPNASAAEIHLSPDNRFLLVSSRFDKAFNIPSFDTTDGTLVPSDTITSFSIDQKTGAISAIQRFPAGGDNPRHFSINKDGSLVASGLQGDGRIVIISRDAETGLLKEFVANAKVEVGVNCVVFA; this is translated from the exons ATGCGTCCCGGATCGTCATCGTACTGCGCCAATGGCATTCTTGCCCTCTTGGCTCTTTTGCCCACCGTCAGCTCGTCTATTCTATATTCTTCCTCATATGGTGGAAGCGTCTCTGCCCTCGATCTGACCCTTGCGTCGGACTCGAATCTCTCAAGCCTGAAGGTGGTTTCGTCGACCAAGGAATGCTCCCCAGATCCAGCTTGGCTGACCCTTGATTCGGCCAATTCAAGGCTCTACTGTGTTG GCGAGGGGCTGAACACGAGAAATGGGTCACTGAGTGCCTTTGCAACTTCACCTGATGGTTCTCTGTCCTTAATTAAGAAGGTCGACACGATTGGAGGACCCGTGAGCTCGGTTATCTACGGCAAAGGCGGCGAAGGCATCGCTGCTGCACACTA TACTGGCTCATCGTTGACTACTTATGCAGTCTCCGACCTAAAGCTGCTTCAGGCAAAGACATGGAGCGAACCTCTTGGTCCTAATATTACCAGGCAGGATGCTCCACATCCTCATGAGGCCACTCTCGACCCAACCGGTCGCTTTGTTGTCGTTCCGGATCTTGGTTCAGACCGTGTGCGCATTCTAGCCATCGATGGAGCAGGAGGTTTGGGTTTGACGGAGGTGGAACCACTCGCCGCCAGGCCTGGCAGTGGACCTAGGCACCTGGAGTTTCTCAAGCTCGACGGCAAGACCTTGATGTACTTGGTCTCCGAACTGGACAACACTGTGACGGTGTACGAGGTTGGCTACGGTGACGACGGCAAGTCCATGTCTTTCAGTGAGATTATGGTTACGGGGACTCATGGTGATATCGCCACACCCAACGCGTCCGCTGCCGAGATTCATCTGTCG CCGGATAATCGCTTCCTTCTTGTGTCATCTCGCTTCGACAAGGCCTTCAACATCCCCAGCTTCGATACTACAGATGGCACCCTTGTCCCGTCTGACACGATCACCAGTTTCTCCATCGACCAAAAGACAGGTGCCATCTCAGCGATTCAGAGGTTCCCAGCCGGCGGCGACAACCCAAGGCATTTCTCGATCAACAAGGACGGAAGTCTTGTCGCGTCTGGTCTTCAGGGAGATGGACGTATTGTCATCATATCTCGCGATGCAGAGACTGGCCTCCTGAAGGAGTTTGTTGCCAACGCCAAGGTTGAGGTCGGCGTTAACTGTGTTGTCTTTGCCTGA
- a CDS encoding C6 zinc finger domain-containing protein: MSPSSTGESPPTILNGHSAPAVSNGRGFPLPSRDTFNIDIPTSQLNTSNPPSALKSPATVKSQRTPSFSRDSILGSALKAGASQRADFSGDGRLGDPNGLQKVSSDEGSNPLKRRNTDAGVDYPRRRATIACEVCRSRKSRCDGTKPKCKLCLELGADCVYREPGIKLDAGDKLILERLNRIESMLQMTLPPNGIGLGGSPNLSNGTGHLSADGILTGGPFLSVMPNAALSQWATAPNISTMPKVHTNAALHLLQWPLIRELVSRPYDPQILLQLEMAREPLHSLTKTPCVDLSNTAAYIEAYFERVNVWYACVNPYTWRSHYRIALSNGFREGPESCIVLLVLALGQASLKGSISRIVPHEDPPGLQYFTAAWALLPGMMTSNSVLAAQSHLLAAAYLFYLVRPLEAWNLLCTTSTKLQLLLMSPSRVPSDQRELTERIYWNSLLFESDLLAELDLPHSGVVQFEENVGLPGGFEGDENEAVGRDDLWYFLAEIALRRLLNRVSNLIYSKDSMASTTSLEPVVAELDFQLTQWYESLPLPLQFPFTRTMLPDPVQTVLRLRFFACRTIIYRPYILAVLDNEQAVLDPAVRDSCHKCLEASIRQLEHIAAHHAGHIPYLWQGALSIVSQTLLVMGATMSPSLSSILSTVVPHRETLDQILSEVIIEIERYAVLAPSLSLAADILKEAEVRRRAFLMSG; the protein is encoded by the exons ATGTCGCCATCGTCGACAGGCGAGTCGCCGCCTACGATATTAAACGGTCATTCGGCACCAGCAGTCAGTAATGGCAGAGGATTTCCTCTCCCATCTCGGGATACGTTCAACATCGATATACCGACTTCACAGCTAAACACTTCCAACCCTCCAAGCGCCCTGAAGTCGCCTGCAACCGTCAAAAGCCAACGCACCCCGAGCTTCAGCCGCGATAGCATTCTCGGATCCGCTCTCAAGGCCGGCGCCTCTCAGCGGGCTGATTTTTCTGGGGACGGCAGGCTAGGAGATCCTAATGGGCTGCAGAAGGTTTCTAGTGATGAAGGGTCAAACCCTCTGAAAAGGAGAAACACGGACGCTGGTGTTGACTATCCGAGGCGACGAGCAACAATCGCC TGTGAAGTATGTCGCTCCCGCAAATCTCGGTGCGATGGCACCAAACCGAAATGCAAGCTCTGCCTGGAGCTCGGTGCCGACTGCGTTTACCGTGAGCCTGGGATTAAGCTTGACGCAGGTGACAAACTGATTTTGGAGCGCCTCAACCGTATCGAAAGCATGCTGCAGATGACCCTGCCACCAAATGGCATCGGTCTGGGAGGTTCGCCGAACCTGAGCAATGGAACTGGACATCTCAGTGCGGATGGCATTCTAACTGGTGGTCCATTTCTCTCGGTCATGCCCAATGCTGCATTGAGCCAGTGGGCAACTGCTCCCAACATTTCGACGATGCCAAAGGTGCACACCAATGCGGCACTGCATCTCCTACAATGGCCCCTGATACGAGAACTCGTATCGAGGCCCTATGACCCGCAGATCTTACTTCAGCTCGAGATGGCAAGGGAGCCCCTACACTCCCTAACCAAAACCCCTTGCGTCGATTTATCCAACACCGCAGCCTATATTGAAGCGTACTTCGAGCGAGTCAATGTTTGGTACGCCTGCGTGAATCCTTATACTTGGAGGAGTCATTACCGCATCGCTTTGTCCAATGGTTTCAGAGAAGGTCCCGAAAGCTGTATTGTTCTCCTGGTGTTAGCACTCGGGCAAGCGAGTTTGAAGGGCAGCATATCCCGGATTGTGCCACATGAAGACCCGCCGGGCCTGCAGTACTTCACCGCTGCTTGGGCTCTACTGCCCGGTATGATGACATCCAACAGCGTCTTGGCTGCGCAGTCTCATCTGCTTGCCGCCGCCTACCTCTTCTACTTGGTTCGACCTCTTGAGGCATGGAACCTCCTCTGCACAACCAGCACCAAGCTACAGCTTCTTTTGATGTCGCCGAGCAGAGTGCCTTCGGATCAACGAGAACTCACCGAGCGCATCTACTGGAACTCGTTATTGTTCGAGAGTGATCTCCTGGCTGAGCTGGACTTACCCCACTCTGGCGTTGTCCAGTTCGAAGAGAATGTTGGTCTTCCTGGAGGCTTTGAGGGCGATGAGAACGAAGCAGTTGGCCGCGATGACCTGTGGTATTTTCTCGCCGAGATCGCGCTTCGAAGGTTGCTCAACCGCGTCAGCAACCTTATCTATTCGAAGGATTCAATGGCCTCTACCACTAGCCTAGAGCCTGTTGTGGCAGAGCTCGATTTCCAGCTCACGCAGTGGTATGAGAGCCTCCCGCTGCCTTTGCAGTTCCCTTTCACACGAACCATGCTCCCGGACCCAGTTCAAACCGTGCTACGACTACGTTTCTTCGCCTGCAGGACGATCATATATCGGCCCTACATTCTTGCGGTACTCGACAACGAGCAAGCCGTTTTGGACCCAGCGGTGAGAGACAGCTGTCACAAGTGTTTGGAGGCTTCGATCAGGCAGTTGGAGCACATAGCAGCACA CCATGCGGGACACATCCCCTACCTTTGGCAAGGAGCCTTGTCTATTGTGTCTCAGACGCTCCTTGTCATGGGCGCAACTATGTCACCATCGCTTTCTAGTATATTGTCCACCGTGGTTCCCCACAGGGAAACACTGGATCAGATTCTAAGCGAGGTGATTATCGAGATAGAGCGGTACGCCGTCCTTGCGCCCAGTCTTAGCTTGGCTGCGGACATTCTCAAAGAAGCAGAGGTCAGGAGGCGAGCTTTCCTCATGAGTGGGTAG